The Peptococcus niger genomic sequence CCAGTAGTTCCAACCCAAAGCGAATCCAACAGCTGGGTCTATGAATTTTGATGCATAGGTTTCAAACGCACCGGAGACAGGCATAAATGTGGACATTTCTCCAAGGCTCATCATGAGAAAATAGACCATAATCCCTATTACAGCATATGCCAGCAGCGTGCCCCCCGGCCCCGCAGTAGACAGTGACCCGCCTAAGGCTACGAAAATACCTGTCCCAATCGTGCCACCTAAAGCAATCATATGAATATGACGTCCTTTAAGCCCACGTTGAAGATTGTCAAATGTTATATTTGCTTTTTCGCCCATGGCAAACACCTTTTTTCAGTATTTAAATTTATAGCCCGGTTTTAATCAACCACAACTCCAGGATTTAAAATATGATTGGGGTCAAAGGCTTTTTTGATATTTTTCATAATATCTATTACTTCTCTCGGATACTGCATGTCCAAATAAGCCTTTCTTGTCTTACCTGTACCATGTTCTGCCGTAACCGTACCACCATATTTTAAGGCTGCCGTGTAAATATCTCTTCGCATTTCATCCGCCCAGTCTGGCGTACTCCCATCCTCTGACCGCAAAATAAAGTTATGAAAATTCCCGTCAGCGACGTGACCAACTCGTGGAGAAGTTGTAGCAAACTTATCTGCAATCTCATCAATATCTTTTAAGAAATCATTGATATGACAGACGGGGACAGCAGCATCTAAAGAATCCACAAAAATCGGTTTGAACACTTCATAAATAGCAGAGCGCACATCCAAAATATTTTTTTGATCCTTTTTGCTCTCAGCAATAACGCAATCTAATCCACCGTTTTCTCGTGCAATTTCATCAATTTTTTCAGCCATTTCATAAAGCTCATCTTCAGCTCTACTTTCAAGCATATAAATAATGTCCACTTTACCGTCATCGTTCATAGGCCAGTTTCCACTAATTTGTTCCGCTGTTTTTACAGCAATATCGCGATCCATATATTCCACTGCTAACGGCACAATTCCAGAAATTTGCGTAGCGACTACACTATTCACAGCATCTTCCGCATTATTAAATGAAGCTACCATGGCACCGGTGTATTCCATTCTGGGGTGTAACTTAAAAATGACCTCTAAAACAATGCAGAGGATACCCTCAGAGCCAACAATTAAATGCATCAAATCAAGCCCCATGTTGTTTTTGAGCAGCTTCCCACCAAGTTTTACGATTTGACCAGACGGCAGAGCAACGGTTAAACCTTTTACATAATTGCGCATAATCCCATGCTTGACCGCCCTCACGCCGCCAGCATTTTCAACTGCAATGCCGCCTAAATGCGCCCCCTCGTCGCCCGGGTGGCATGGAAAGTA encodes the following:
- a CDS encoding FAD-binding oxidoreductase, with protein sequence MMNQRIDDKIIDRLVEISGEKSVLTDDIERYLYDETEELVRPEADKNCVVVRPSTYEEVSKILQAANELGFSVLVRGGGTGACGAAIPTKPSVILSMEKFNKILEVDKVGMMVTAQAGVSLFQLNEYLDKEAHELYFPCHPGDEGAHLGGIAVENAGGVRAVKHGIMRNYVKGLTVALPSGQIVKLGGKLLKNNMGLDLMHLIVGSEGILCIVLEVIFKLHPRMEYTGAMVASFNNAEDAVNSVVATQISGIVPLAVEYMDRDIAVKTAEQISGNWPMNDDGKVDIIYMLESRAEDELYEMAEKIDEIARENGGLDCVIAESKKDQKNILDVRSAIYEVFKPIFVDSLDAAVPVCHINDFLKDIDEIADKFATTSPRVGHVADGNFHNFILRSEDGSTPDWADEMRRDIYTAALKYGGTVTAEHGTGKTRKAYLDMQYPREVIDIMKNIKKAFDPNHILNPGVVVD